Proteins from a genomic interval of Pseudomonas paeninsulae:
- a CDS encoding ABC transporter ATP-binding protein yields the protein MSLLDIKNLSVRFGGANAVPVVDGLDLSVDKGEVLAIVGESGSGKSVTMMALMGLIDAPGIVRADSLQFDGTDMLRLKGRQRRHIVGKDLAMIFQDPMTSLNPSFTVGFQIEEVLRQHLNLSAKAARQRALQLLERVEIPAAESRLGAYPHQLSGGMSQRVAIAMAIAAEPKLLIADEPTTALDVTIQAQIMALLLDLQREQNMGLVLITHDLAVVAETAQRVCVMYAGQAVEIGRVPHLFDAPSHPYTEALLAAIPEHSLGARRLATLPGIVPGRFDRPQGCLLAPRCPYVQSNCHAQRPTLDPQVHGAARCFYPLNQEVTG from the coding sequence ATGAGCCTGCTCGACATCAAGAATCTCAGCGTGCGCTTCGGCGGCGCCAACGCCGTGCCGGTGGTCGATGGCCTCGACCTCTCGGTGGACAAGGGCGAGGTGCTGGCCATCGTCGGCGAGTCCGGCTCGGGCAAATCGGTGACCATGATGGCGCTGATGGGCTTGATCGACGCCCCTGGCATCGTCCGCGCCGACAGCCTGCAATTCGACGGCACCGACATGCTGCGCCTGAAGGGCCGGCAGCGCCGGCACATCGTCGGCAAGGACCTGGCGATGATCTTCCAGGACCCGATGACCTCGCTCAACCCCAGTTTCACCGTGGGTTTCCAGATCGAGGAAGTGCTCCGTCAGCACCTCAACCTGTCGGCCAAGGCCGCCCGCCAGCGCGCCCTGCAACTGCTCGAACGGGTCGAGATTCCCGCCGCCGAAAGCCGCCTCGGCGCTTACCCGCACCAGCTCTCCGGTGGCATGAGCCAGCGCGTGGCAATCGCCATGGCGATTGCCGCCGAGCCCAAACTGCTGATCGCCGACGAACCGACCACCGCGCTGGACGTGACCATCCAGGCGCAAATCATGGCGCTGCTGCTCGACCTGCAACGCGAGCAGAACATGGGCCTGGTGCTGATCACCCACGACCTCGCCGTGGTCGCCGAAACCGCCCAGCGCGTCTGCGTGATGTACGCCGGACAAGCGGTGGAAATCGGCCGGGTGCCGCACCTGTTCGACGCGCCCAGCCATCCCTATACCGAAGCGCTGCTCGCGGCGATTCCCGAACACAGCCTGGGCGCCCGGCGTCTGGCCACCCTGCCCGGCATCGTCCCCGGACGCTTCGACCGCCCCCAGGGTTGCCTGCTCGCGCCGCGCTGCCCCTACGTGCAAAGCAACTGCCATGCGCAGCGACCGACGCTGGACCCGCAGGTCCACGGCGCGGCGCGCTGCTTCTATCCGCTCAATCAGGAGGTCACGGGATGA
- a CDS encoding peptide ABC transporter ATP-binding protein yields MTDAPRNSSVLSARELTRHYAVSRGLFKGHATVQALNGVSFELQAGKTLAVVGESGCGKSTLARALTLIEEPSSGSLQIAGQEVSGANKAQRKQLRRDVQMVFQNPYASLNPRQKIGDQLAEPLLINTSLSRLERRDKVQAMMQQVGLRPEHYQRYPHMFSGGQRQRVALARAMMLTPKVLVADEPTSALDVSIQAQVLNLFMDLQEQFDTAYVFISHNLSVVRHVADDVLVMYLGRPVEMGPQELIYARPLHPYTQALLSATPTIHPDPSKPKIKIVGELPNPLSPPSGCAFHQRCPYANARCSVEQPHLRLLDARQVACHHAETING; encoded by the coding sequence ATGACTGACGCCCCGCGCAACAGCAGCGTGCTCAGCGCGCGCGAGTTGACCCGCCACTACGCAGTATCGCGCGGCCTGTTCAAGGGCCACGCCACGGTGCAGGCGCTCAATGGCGTGTCGTTCGAGCTGCAGGCCGGCAAGACCCTGGCCGTGGTCGGCGAATCCGGCTGTGGCAAGTCGACCCTGGCGCGCGCGCTGACCCTGATCGAGGAGCCCTCATCCGGCTCGTTGCAGATCGCCGGCCAGGAAGTCAGCGGCGCCAACAAGGCCCAGCGCAAGCAACTGCGCCGCGACGTGCAGATGGTCTTTCAAAACCCCTACGCCTCGCTCAACCCGCGGCAGAAGATCGGCGACCAACTGGCCGAGCCGCTGCTGATCAATACGTCGCTGTCGCGCCTCGAGCGCCGCGACAAGGTGCAGGCGATGATGCAGCAGGTCGGTCTGCGCCCCGAGCACTACCAGCGCTATCCGCACATGTTCTCCGGCGGTCAGCGCCAGCGCGTGGCCCTGGCCCGGGCCATGATGCTCACCCCCAAGGTGCTGGTGGCGGACGAGCCGACCTCGGCGCTGGACGTGTCGATCCAGGCCCAGGTGCTCAACCTGTTCATGGACCTGCAGGAACAGTTCGACACCGCCTACGTATTCATCTCGCACAACCTCTCGGTGGTGCGCCATGTCGCCGACGATGTGCTGGTGATGTACCTCGGCCGGCCGGTCGAGATGGGCCCGCAGGAACTGATCTATGCCCGCCCGCTGCACCCTTATACCCAGGCGCTACTCTCCGCCACGCCGACCATCCACCCGGACCCGAGCAAGCCGAAAATCAAGATCGTCGGTGAACTGCCCAACCCGCTGTCGCCCCCCAGTGGCTGCGCCTTCCATCAGCGCTGCCCCTATGCGAACGCGCGCTGCAGCGTGGAACAGCCGCACCTACGCCTTCTCGATGCGCGGCAGGTGGCCTGTCATCACGCGGAGACGATCAACGGCTAG
- a CDS encoding 5-oxoprolinase subunit PxpA: MNRRILLNCDMGESFGAWSMGDDALAMPLVDQANLACGFHAGDPLSMQRTVALAVQYGVSIGAHPAYPDLVGFGRRHLACSPEEVTAQVLYQIGALDAFCRSAGSQLAYVKPHGALYNDLVRDDALLAAVLDACASYRKGLPLMVLALIDNRRELEFADAADVPLIFEAFADRAYLADGQLAPRRLADALHRDPQRILDQGLAIAQGEAFADIDGKPLQLCADSLCVHGDNAESLAVLRRLRALLDAM, from the coding sequence ATGAACAGACGAATCCTGCTGAATTGCGATATGGGCGAGAGTTTCGGCGCCTGGAGCATGGGTGATGATGCCCTGGCCATGCCGTTGGTCGATCAGGCCAACCTGGCCTGTGGCTTTCACGCCGGCGATCCGCTGAGCATGCAGCGTACTGTCGCCCTGGCGGTGCAGTATGGGGTGAGCATCGGCGCGCATCCCGCCTACCCCGACCTGGTCGGCTTCGGCCGCCGGCATCTGGCCTGCTCGCCGGAGGAGGTCACCGCCCAGGTGCTCTATCAGATCGGCGCGCTGGATGCCTTCTGCCGCTCCGCCGGTAGTCAGCTGGCCTACGTCAAGCCGCATGGCGCGCTGTACAACGACCTGGTGCGCGACGATGCCTTGCTCGCGGCGGTGCTGGATGCCTGTGCCAGCTACCGCAAGGGCTTGCCGCTAATGGTCTTGGCGCTGATCGATAACCGCCGCGAGCTGGAGTTTGCCGATGCCGCCGACGTGCCACTGATCTTCGAGGCTTTCGCCGACCGCGCCTACCTGGCCGACGGTCAGTTGGCGCCCCGGCGGCTGGCCGATGCGCTGCACCGCGATCCGCAGCGGATTCTCGATCAGGGCCTGGCCATCGCCCAGGGCGAAGCCTTTGCCGATATCGACGGCAAACCGCTGCAGCTCTGTGCCGACAGCCTCTGTGTGCATGGCGACAATGCCGAATCGTTGGCCGTGCTGCGGCGTTTGCGGGCGCTGCTGGACGCCATGTGA
- a CDS encoding sulfite reductase flavoprotein subunit alpha, with amino-acid sequence MFKKALFQLHWLFGISAGLVLALMGVTGALYAFEGEIMAALNPQVLRVEARDSGILPPAELVRKIQAAAGKTVSGLWVDTRDASAARVFFTPPSGERRGPMRYFDPYTGELLGRPAGQQFFGLMLQLHRFLAMGETGKQITAASTLALLFFCLSGLYLRWPRRALNWRAWLTLDWAKRGRAFKWDLHAVAGTWCLLFYLCASLTGLYWSYDWYREGMTRLLGDASAQQQDKRDGSRASRAGRGEAPAAPPAVDYDAVWRSLQDAAGPGLVAWNLRLPPVAGKPATVFYLLADAEHPRALNQLSLDPLSGQVSRNERYADKSFSAQLLTSVYALHTGEYFGLAGRILMLLASLAMPLFAITGWLLYLERRRNKRAVSKARSGLVAADTGQTSWLIGFASQSGFAEHLAWQTAGQLQAAGVPVNVQPLARVDQQMLSQAQNALFVISTFGDGQAPDSARGFERALLGRELALGELRYAVLALGDRQYQQFCGFAQRVHDWLTRQGAASLFAAIEVDSGDVEAIASWNRQLSALTGAVALPTLERAFDEWRLLARVCLNPGSAGAPTFLLRLQPPEGATWQAGDLLEVLPRNDRELAVREYSIASLSSDGALELIVRQETHPDGSLGLGSGWLCQELVPAQVLKARLRRNSNFHPPEDARPLILLGNGTGLAGLRSVLKARIAAGHRRNWLLFGERNQAHDFYCRDELQGWLASADLTRLDLAFSRDQARKVYVQDRLRESAEQLRDWLAQGASIYVCGSLTGMASGVDGVLHELLGEAAVTELIEQGRYRRDVY; translated from the coding sequence ATGTTCAAGAAAGCCTTGTTTCAACTGCACTGGTTGTTCGGGATCAGCGCCGGTCTGGTGTTGGCGCTGATGGGCGTAACCGGTGCGCTCTACGCCTTCGAGGGCGAGATCATGGCGGCGCTCAATCCACAGGTGTTGCGCGTCGAGGCGCGCGACTCCGGGATACTGCCGCCGGCCGAACTGGTGAGAAAGATTCAGGCGGCAGCAGGCAAGACGGTCTCCGGGCTATGGGTGGATACCCGCGATGCAAGCGCCGCACGAGTGTTCTTCACCCCGCCATCAGGCGAGCGACGTGGGCCGATGCGCTACTTCGACCCCTATACCGGTGAGCTGCTTGGACGCCCTGCTGGGCAGCAGTTCTTCGGCCTGATGCTGCAACTGCATCGTTTCCTCGCCATGGGTGAGACGGGCAAGCAGATCACCGCGGCCAGCACCCTGGCGCTGCTGTTTTTCTGTCTGTCTGGTCTGTACCTACGCTGGCCGCGTCGGGCCCTGAACTGGCGAGCCTGGCTGACGCTCGACTGGGCCAAGCGCGGGCGCGCCTTCAAGTGGGACCTGCATGCGGTCGCCGGCACCTGGTGCCTGCTGTTTTACCTGTGCGCCAGCCTGACCGGCCTGTACTGGTCCTACGATTGGTACCGCGAAGGCATGACCCGTCTGCTCGGCGATGCGTCCGCGCAGCAGCAAGACAAACGGGACGGCTCACGAGCATCACGGGCCGGGCGAGGCGAGGCACCAGCCGCGCCGCCGGCGGTCGACTATGACGCGGTCTGGCGCAGCCTGCAGGACGCCGCCGGCCCTGGGCTGGTGGCCTGGAACCTGCGTCTGCCGCCGGTGGCCGGTAAGCCGGCTACCGTGTTCTATCTGCTAGCGGACGCCGAACATCCGCGTGCGTTGAACCAGCTCAGCCTCGACCCGCTCAGCGGCCAGGTTAGCCGGAACGAGCGCTATGCCGACAAGTCCTTCTCCGCGCAGTTGCTGACCAGCGTCTATGCCCTGCACACCGGCGAATACTTCGGCCTGGCGGGGCGCATCCTGATGCTGCTGGCCAGCCTGGCGATGCCGCTGTTTGCGATCACCGGTTGGCTGCTGTATCTCGAGCGGCGGCGTAACAAACGCGCGGTTTCCAAAGCGCGTAGCGGCTTGGTTGCTGCAGATACCGGGCAGACGAGTTGGCTGATTGGTTTTGCCAGCCAGAGTGGTTTCGCCGAGCACCTGGCCTGGCAGACCGCCGGGCAGTTACAGGCCGCCGGCGTGCCGGTGAATGTGCAACCCCTGGCGCGGGTCGATCAACAGATGCTCAGCCAGGCGCAGAACGCGTTGTTTGTTATCAGCACCTTTGGCGACGGCCAGGCGCCGGACAGTGCCCGCGGTTTCGAGCGCGCGCTGCTCGGTCGTGAGCTGGCGCTGGGCGAGTTGCGTTACGCGGTATTGGCCTTGGGCGACCGCCAGTATCAGCAGTTCTGTGGTTTTGCCCAGCGTGTGCATGACTGGCTGACGCGGCAAGGCGCCGCCAGCCTGTTCGCGGCGATCGAGGTCGACAGTGGTGACGTCGAAGCGATTGCCAGCTGGAACCGCCAACTGAGTGCACTGACCGGTGCCGTTGCGCTACCGACGCTGGAACGGGCCTTCGACGAGTGGCGCTTGCTGGCACGGGTCTGCCTGAACCCCGGCAGCGCCGGCGCGCCGACCTTTCTGTTGCGCTTGCAGCCGCCCGAGGGCGCGACCTGGCAGGCGGGGGATCTGCTCGAAGTGCTGCCGCGCAATGACCGCGAGTTGGCCGTGCGCGAGTATTCGATTGCGTCATTGTCGAGCGATGGTGCTCTGGAGTTGATCGTGCGCCAGGAAACCCACCCCGACGGCTCCCTGGGGCTGGGGTCTGGCTGGTTGTGCCAGGAACTCGTCCCCGCGCAGGTACTCAAGGCGCGATTGCGCCGCAACAGCAATTTCCATCCGCCGGAAGATGCCCGGCCGCTAATTCTACTGGGCAACGGCACCGGCCTGGCCGGACTGCGCAGCGTGCTCAAGGCGCGCATCGCGGCCGGTCATCGGCGTAACTGGCTGCTGTTCGGCGAGCGCAATCAGGCCCACGACTTCTATTGTCGTGACGAGCTGCAGGGCTGGCTGGCCAGCGCTGATCTGACGCGCCTGGACCTGGCGTTTTCCCGCGACCAGGCGCGCAAGGTCTATGTGCAGGATCGCTTGCGCGAGTCCGCCGAGCAGCTGCGCGACTGGCTGGCGCAAGGGGCGTCGATCTACGTGTGCGGCAGCCTCACCGGCATGGCTAGCGGAGTGGATGGTGTGCTGCATGAACTGCTGGGCGAGGCGGCGGTTACCGAGTTGATCGAACAAGGGCGCTATCGGCGTGACGTCTATTGA
- a CDS encoding TonB-dependent receptor: MGSRAVTVLRLNPLYLSLLGAFAVQTVHAESNTALEIPAAVVTGQQQQTSYKPSHSTSALKIDAPLRDIPQTVNVIPQSVIKDQGAQSMEDVLKNVPGVGLSNGDGQRDQVTIRGFSAIGDQYIDGIRDDALYYRDLSNIERVEVIKGPAAVLYGRGSSGGLINSVSKRPTFAPVQEVGVTVDSEGKQRTQFDAGWADQEQGDKALRVTGAVEDSDGFRDDAFLERKALASSAYFRLSDDLELNLGASYLYDKRLIDFGIPALNGRPVDVDPGTRFGSGDPDQDYTRSEMFSFTAGLDYQINDDFSLSNTSRYYHYDLDRNNTLAHTDANRFVTAANGELLVKLRRGNVQRKEDGWFNQTELKQQAQLAGMQHNLLYGVELGRQNKDQAFFSQSDVARVPVFRDGLVEVPFQAAQLTGKGRNIQDTAGFYVQDLIELAPQWKALLGVRYDVFDQEFQDALSGSDIARTDKTWSPRVGLVYQPDQIQSYYVSVSRSFQPSAETFPLSNSNKDLEPEQTTNYELGGKWDLLDQRLSLTASVFRLERTDMKTSDPANPGQLILAGEQRTDGFETTLTGQLSDKWQVYAGYAYLDAQISKSTSFTNGVANEGQTPTLTPEHSANLWLVRSLTQQWRVGLGANYVGERFTALDNATVMPGYTTFDAALLYNQPQWDAALRLRNVFDKEYFASAHGSVDLITPGAPRSLELSANYRF; the protein is encoded by the coding sequence ATGGGGAGTCGCGCGGTGACCGTCTTACGCTTAAATCCACTCTATCTATCGCTGCTGGGCGCCTTCGCCGTGCAGACCGTGCATGCCGAATCGAACACCGCACTGGAGATTCCAGCCGCCGTGGTGACCGGGCAGCAGCAACAGACCAGCTACAAGCCCAGCCACAGCACCAGTGCGCTGAAGATCGATGCACCGCTGCGTGATATTCCGCAGACGGTCAACGTCATCCCGCAGAGCGTGATCAAGGATCAGGGCGCCCAGTCGATGGAAGACGTGCTGAAGAACGTGCCGGGCGTGGGCCTGTCCAACGGCGATGGCCAGCGCGACCAGGTCACCATCCGCGGCTTCAGCGCCATCGGCGACCAGTACATCGACGGCATCCGCGACGACGCGCTGTACTACCGCGACCTGTCCAACATCGAGCGAGTGGAAGTGATCAAGGGCCCCGCCGCCGTGCTCTATGGCCGCGGCTCCTCGGGTGGCCTGATCAACAGCGTGAGCAAGCGCCCGACCTTCGCCCCGGTGCAGGAAGTCGGCGTCACTGTCGACAGCGAAGGCAAGCAGCGCACTCAGTTCGACGCCGGCTGGGCCGACCAGGAGCAGGGCGACAAGGCCTTGCGCGTCACCGGTGCAGTGGAAGACAGCGACGGTTTTCGCGACGACGCCTTCCTCGAGCGCAAGGCTCTGGCGTCTTCGGCCTACTTCAGGCTGTCCGATGATCTGGAACTCAACCTGGGCGCCAGCTACCTGTACGACAAACGCCTGATCGACTTCGGCATTCCGGCGCTGAACGGCCGCCCGGTGGATGTCGACCCGGGCACGCGCTTCGGCTCAGGCGATCCGGACCAGGACTACACCCGCAGCGAGATGTTTTCCTTCACCGCCGGCCTCGACTACCAGATCAACGATGATTTCAGCCTGTCCAACACCAGCCGTTACTACCACTACGACCTGGACCGCAATAACACCCTGGCGCACACCGACGCCAACCGCTTCGTCACCGCGGCCAACGGCGAATTGCTGGTCAAGCTGCGCCGCGGCAACGTACAACGCAAGGAAGATGGCTGGTTCAACCAGACCGAACTGAAGCAGCAGGCGCAGCTCGCCGGCATGCAGCACAACCTGCTGTACGGCGTAGAGCTGGGTCGGCAGAACAAGGACCAGGCGTTCTTCAGCCAGAGCGATGTGGCACGCGTTCCGGTGTTCCGCGACGGCCTGGTCGAGGTGCCGTTCCAGGCGGCGCAGTTGACTGGTAAGGGCCGCAACATTCAGGACACCGCCGGCTTCTACGTGCAGGACCTGATCGAATTGGCGCCGCAGTGGAAGGCCCTGCTCGGCGTGCGCTACGACGTGTTCGACCAGGAATTCCAGGACGCTCTGAGCGGCAGCGACATCGCCCGCACCGACAAAACCTGGAGCCCGCGCGTCGGCCTGGTCTATCAGCCAGACCAGATCCAGTCCTACTACGTGTCGGTGAGCCGCTCCTTCCAGCCGTCCGCCGAAACCTTCCCGCTGAGCAACTCGAACAAGGACCTGGAGCCGGAACAAACCACCAACTACGAGCTGGGCGGCAAATGGGACCTGCTCGATCAGCGCCTGTCGCTGACCGCCTCGGTGTTCCGCTTGGAGCGCACCGACATGAAGACCAGTGACCCGGCCAATCCCGGTCAGTTGATCCTCGCCGGCGAGCAACGTACCGATGGCTTCGAGACCACCCTGACCGGCCAGCTCAGCGACAAGTGGCAGGTGTATGCCGGCTATGCCTACCTGGACGCGCAGATCAGCAAGTCCACCAGCTTCACCAATGGCGTGGCCAATGAAGGCCAGACCCCGACCCTGACCCCGGAACACAGCGCCAACCTGTGGCTGGTGCGTTCGCTGACCCAGCAGTGGCGAGTCGGCCTGGGCGCCAACTACGTCGGCGAGCGCTTCACCGCGCTGGATAACGCCACCGTCATGCCTGGCTACACCACCTTCGATGCCGCGCTGCTGTACAACCAGCCGCAGTGGGACGCGGCCCTGCGCCTGCGCAACGTGTTCGACAAGGAGTACTTCGCCTCGGCCCACGGTTCGGTCGACCTGATCACCCCCGGCGCGCCGCGCAGCCTGGAGCTGAGCGCCAACTATCGTTTCTAA
- a CDS encoding type III PLP-dependent enzyme encodes MPIQVEDYYPRETFQKMKDFADQQETPFVVIDTKIIDQAYDDLRAGFDFAQVYYAVKANPAVEIINLLKDKGSSFDIASIYELDRVMNCGVGPERISYGNTIKKAKDIRLFFEKGVRMFATDSEADLRNIAKAAPGSKIYVRILTEGSTTADWPLSRKFGCQTDMAMDLLILARQLGLVPYGVSFHVGSQQRDISVWDAAIAKVKVIFERLKEEDGIELKMINMGGGFPANYITRTNSLETYAEEIIRFLKDDFGDDLPEIILEPGRSLIANAGILVSEVVLVARKSRTAVERWVYTDVGLFSGLIETMGEAIKFPIYTEKKGELEEVVIAGPTCDSADIMYENYKYGLPLNLASGDRLYWLSTGAYTTSYSAVEFNGFPPLKAYYL; translated from the coding sequence ATGCCGATTCAGGTCGAAGACTACTACCCGCGTGAAACCTTCCAGAAAATGAAGGATTTCGCCGACCAACAGGAAACCCCGTTCGTGGTGATCGATACCAAAATCATCGATCAGGCTTACGACGACCTGCGCGCTGGTTTCGATTTCGCCCAGGTCTACTACGCGGTGAAGGCCAACCCGGCGGTCGAGATCATCAACCTGCTCAAGGACAAAGGCTCAAGCTTCGATATCGCCTCGATCTACGAGCTGGATCGGGTGATGAACTGTGGCGTCGGCCCGGAGCGCATCAGCTACGGCAACACCATCAAGAAAGCCAAGGACATCCGCCTGTTTTTCGAGAAGGGTGTGCGCATGTTCGCCACCGACTCGGAAGCCGACCTGCGCAACATCGCCAAGGCCGCGCCAGGCTCGAAAATCTATGTGCGCATCCTCACCGAGGGCTCCACCACGGCTGATTGGCCCCTGTCGCGCAAATTCGGCTGCCAGACCGACATGGCCATGGACCTGCTGATTCTCGCCCGTCAACTGGGCCTGGTGCCCTACGGCGTATCCTTCCACGTCGGTTCGCAGCAGCGCGATATTTCCGTATGGGACGCGGCCATTGCCAAGGTCAAGGTGATCTTCGAGCGCCTCAAGGAAGAAGACGGCATCGAGCTGAAGATGATCAACATGGGCGGCGGCTTCCCGGCCAACTACATCACCCGCACCAACAGCCTGGAAACCTACGCCGAGGAAATCATCCGCTTCCTCAAGGACGATTTCGGCGATGACCTGCCGGAAATCATCCTCGAGCCGGGCCGCTCGTTGATCGCCAACGCCGGCATCCTGGTCAGTGAAGTGGTGCTGGTCGCGCGCAAGTCGCGTACCGCCGTCGAGCGCTGGGTGTATACCGACGTCGGCTTGTTCAGTGGTTTGATCGAAACCATGGGCGAGGCCATCAAGTTCCCCATCTACACCGAGAAGAAAGGCGAGCTGGAAGAAGTGGTTATCGCCGGGCCGACCTGCGACAGCGCCGACATCATGTATGAGAACTACAAGTACGGCCTGCCGCTCAACCTGGCGAGCGGCGACCGCCTCTACTGGCTGTCTACCGGGGCTTACACCACCAGCTACAGCGCAGTGGAGTTCAACGGCTTCCCGCCGCTGAAGGCTTACTACCTGTAA
- a CDS encoding peptide chain release factor 3, with the protein MSNQAAEVAKRRTFAIISHPDAGKTTITEKLLLMGKAIAIAGTVKSRKSDRHATSDWMEMEKQRGISITTSVMQFPYRDHMINLLDTPGHEDFSEDTYRTLTAVDSALMVLDGGKGVEPRTIALMDVCRLRDTPIVSFVNKLDRDIRDPIELLDEIEAVLKIKAAPITWPIGCYRDFKGVYHLADDYIIVYTAGHGHERTDVKIIEKLDSDEARAHLGDEYQRFVEQLELVQGACHEFDQDEFLNGQLTPVFFGTALGNFGVDHVLDAVVNWAPKPLARVANERTVEPSEDKFSGFVFKIQANMDPKHRDRIAFMRICSGKYSQGMKMRHVRTGKDVRIGDALTFFSSEREMLVEAYAGDIIGLHNHGTIQIGDTFSEGEALGFTGIPHFAPELFRRVRLKDPLKSKQLRQGLQQLAEEGATQVFFPERSNDIILGAVGVLQFDVVASRLKGEYKVECGYEPITVWSARWIECSDKKKLEEFTNKAVENLAIDGGGHLTYLAPTRVNLALMEERWPEVKFRATREHH; encoded by the coding sequence ATGAGCAACCAGGCCGCCGAAGTCGCCAAAAGGCGCACATTCGCCATCATCTCCCACCCGGACGCCGGTAAAACCACGATTACCGAGAAACTCCTGCTGATGGGCAAGGCGATTGCCATCGCCGGCACGGTGAAGTCGCGCAAGTCCGACCGCCACGCGACCAGCGACTGGATGGAGATGGAAAAGCAGCGCGGCATCTCCATCACCACCTCGGTGATGCAGTTCCCCTACCGCGACCACATGATCAACCTGCTCGACACCCCCGGCCACGAAGACTTCTCGGAAGACACCTACCGCACCCTGACCGCAGTGGATTCGGCGCTGATGGTGCTCGACGGTGGTAAGGGTGTGGAGCCGCGCACCATCGCCCTGATGGATGTGTGCCGCCTGCGCGACACGCCGATCGTCAGCTTCGTCAACAAACTCGACCGCGATATCCGCGACCCGATCGAGCTGCTCGACGAAATCGAGGCGGTCCTCAAGATCAAGGCCGCGCCGATCACCTGGCCGATCGGCTGCTACCGCGACTTCAAGGGTGTCTACCACCTGGCTGACGACTACATCATCGTCTACACCGCCGGCCACGGTCATGAACGCACCGATGTGAAGATCATCGAGAAGCTCGACTCCGACGAAGCCCGCGCCCACCTCGGTGACGAGTACCAGCGCTTTGTCGAGCAGCTGGAACTGGTCCAGGGCGCCTGCCACGAATTCGACCAGGACGAGTTCCTCAATGGCCAGCTGACCCCGGTATTCTTCGGCACCGCGCTGGGCAACTTCGGCGTCGACCACGTGCTCGACGCGGTAGTCAACTGGGCGCCCAAGCCGCTGGCGCGGGTCGCCAACGAGCGCACCGTCGAACCCAGCGAAGATAAATTCAGCGGCTTCGTGTTCAAGATCCAGGCGAACATGGACCCCAAGCACCGCGACCGCATTGCCTTTATGCGCATCTGCTCGGGCAAGTACAGCCAGGGCATGAAGATGCGCCACGTGCGCACCGGCAAGGACGTGCGCATCGGCGATGCCCTGACCTTTTTCTCCAGCGAGCGCGAAATGCTGGTAGAGGCCTACGCCGGCGACATCATCGGCCTGCACAACCACGGCACTATCCAGATCGGCGATACCTTCAGCGAAGGCGAGGCGCTGGGCTTCACCGGCATCCCGCACTTCGCTCCGGAGCTGTTCCGCCGCGTGCGCCTGAAGGACCCGCTGAAATCCAAGCAACTGCGCCAGGGCCTGCAACAGCTGGCCGAGGAAGGCGCGACCCAGGTGTTCTTCCCCGAGCGCAGCAACGACATCATCCTCGGTGCGGTCGGCGTGCTGCAGTTCGACGTGGTCGCCAGCCGCCTGAAAGGCGAATACAAGGTCGAGTGCGGCTACGAGCCGATCACCGTCTGGTCGGCGCGCTGGATCGAGTGCAGCGACAAGAAGAAGCTCGAGGAATTTACCAACAAAGCGGTGGAAAACCTCGCCATCGATGGCGGCGGCCACCTCACCTATCTGGCGCCAACCCGGGTCAACCTGGCACTGATGGAAGAGCGCTGGCCGGAGGTGAAATTCAGGGCGACGCGCGAGCATCATTGA
- a CDS encoding endonuclease domain-containing protein, translated as MPKGTQRPTAEQREFAQRLRHELTDCERLLWQRLRNRQLGGFKFRRQYPLPPYVLDFYCAELRLAVELDGGQHFSDEALCKDAERSRYLEGYGVRVLRFSNREVLAQMPEVLAEILRQAEIAAPHPNPLPGG; from the coding sequence ATGCCCAAAGGCACTCAACGGCCTACGGCCGAGCAACGCGAATTTGCCCAACGATTGCGTCATGAATTGACCGACTGCGAACGGTTGCTCTGGCAGCGTCTGAGAAATCGCCAGCTCGGCGGTTTCAAGTTCCGTCGGCAGTATCCGTTGCCGCCTTATGTGCTGGATTTTTACTGTGCCGAGTTGCGTTTGGCGGTCGAACTGGATGGTGGGCAACACTTTAGCGATGAGGCCCTGTGCAAGGATGCCGAGCGCAGTCGCTATCTGGAAGGGTATGGAGTGCGGGTGCTGCGCTTCAGTAACCGGGAGGTTTTGGCGCAGATGCCTGAGGTACTTGCGGAGATTTTGCGACAGGCTGAGATAGCTGCCCCTCACCCCAACCCTCTCCCCGGAGGGTAG